A region of Rhodospirillales bacterium DNA encodes the following proteins:
- a CDS encoding ComEC/Rec2 family competence protein — protein MSLAGSTAPTATAATAAAPARIRAYVAGRLLAERDRWALWIPVALGAGIACYFELPVEPPLWAGPAIALLGVAIAFAAVAGRPLAFAIVAFGLGLGVVTWRTHDVAAPVLPRAYGPAPIEGRVVEVTLLPEGRRVVLDRVALRGVRAEATPARIRLTLPRAGGTFATGDRISIVGNLSPPPGPAAPGAFDFQRFAWYQRLGAVGYAMGQPVVVQRGAPDGVIMRIDELRRRLSARIVAALPGDAGAMAAALIVGDQSGISRETMQALRDSGLAHLLSISGLHISFAAVLVMGLVRYGLALIPRVALRHPIKKWAALAGIAGAGFYTLLAGAPVPAQRSFLMLSIVLLAVLVDRSALTMRLVCWAAAVILVILPESLVGASFQLSFAAVVALIAAWETWRPLRARWRARAAAGGRDTVAARLGTHVAASMFTTIVVSLATAGFSIYHFNRLSLLGVVANLIAVPLTGIWVMPFGLAAMLLMPFGLEGWALAAMGWGIDAIIEVGRQTAAWPAAAAVAPALPGASLWLLTIGGLWLCLWRETWRLFGLAPVVAAFALGLWSRPPDVLVSEDARLVGVRSADGGMMLSSPRIQRFAGETWVRRAGADGPGLWPVGTLSADGRLRCDSLGCLYSRDGRRVAIVNRTEALADDCGAVDAIVSLVPVRRRCPGAVAVVDRFDLWRHGSHALWIDPGGAFRIETARGLRGERPWVPQPEKRPRATTEGAASPFKGRRETAPPPARSGGTAPPAVPAP, from the coding sequence ATGAGCCTCGCCGGATCCACCGCTCCAACGGCCACCGCGGCCACCGCGGCCGCGCCGGCGCGGATTCGCGCATATGTCGCGGGGCGCCTGCTGGCGGAGCGCGACCGCTGGGCGCTCTGGATTCCGGTGGCGCTGGGCGCCGGCATCGCCTGCTACTTCGAACTGCCGGTCGAGCCTCCGCTCTGGGCCGGTCCGGCGATCGCGCTCCTGGGTGTCGCGATCGCCTTCGCGGCGGTGGCGGGTCGACCGCTGGCCTTCGCCATCGTCGCCTTCGGTCTCGGGCTCGGTGTCGTGACGTGGCGCACGCACGACGTCGCCGCGCCGGTGCTGCCGCGCGCGTATGGCCCGGCGCCGATCGAGGGCCGCGTCGTCGAGGTGACGCTGTTGCCGGAGGGCAGGCGGGTCGTGCTCGACCGCGTCGCGTTGCGGGGCGTGCGCGCCGAGGCGACGCCCGCGCGGATCCGCCTCACGCTGCCGCGCGCCGGCGGCACGTTCGCGACCGGCGACCGGATATCGATCGTGGGCAATCTCTCGCCGCCGCCGGGACCGGCCGCGCCCGGCGCCTTCGACTTCCAGCGCTTCGCCTGGTACCAGCGGCTCGGCGCCGTCGGTTACGCCATGGGCCAGCCCGTGGTCGTCCAGCGCGGCGCGCCCGACGGCGTGATCATGCGGATCGACGAGCTGCGGAGGCGGTTGTCGGCGCGGATCGTGGCCGCCCTGCCGGGCGACGCCGGCGCGATGGCCGCCGCGCTGATCGTCGGCGACCAGAGCGGCATCTCGCGCGAGACGATGCAGGCGCTGCGCGATTCCGGCCTCGCCCATCTGCTGTCGATCTCCGGGTTGCACATCAGCTTCGCGGCCGTGCTCGTGATGGGACTGGTGCGCTACGGTCTCGCGCTGATCCCGCGCGTCGCGCTGCGTCACCCCATCAAGAAGTGGGCGGCGCTCGCGGGCATCGCCGGCGCCGGGTTCTACACGCTGCTGGCGGGCGCGCCGGTTCCAGCGCAGCGGTCGTTCCTTATGCTGTCCATCGTGCTGCTCGCCGTGCTGGTCGACCGCTCGGCGCTGACGATGCGGCTGGTATGCTGGGCGGCGGCGGTGATCCTCGTGATCCTGCCCGAAAGCCTTGTCGGCGCCAGCTTCCAGCTGTCGTTCGCGGCCGTCGTCGCTCTGATCGCCGCGTGGGAGACGTGGCGGCCGCTGCGCGCGCGATGGCGCGCGCGCGCGGCCGCCGGAGGGCGCGACACCGTGGCGGCGCGCCTCGGCACCCACGTCGCGGCGTCGATGTTCACGACCATCGTGGTGAGCCTCGCGACGGCGGGATTCTCCATCTACCATTTCAACCGCCTGAGCCTGCTCGGCGTCGTCGCCAACCTCATCGCCGTGCCGTTGACCGGCATCTGGGTCATGCCGTTCGGCCTGGCGGCCATGCTGTTGATGCCGTTCGGACTCGAAGGCTGGGCGCTCGCGGCCATGGGCTGGGGGATCGACGCGATCATCGAGGTCGGCCGGCAGACGGCGGCGTGGCCAGCCGCCGCCGCCGTGGCGCCGGCGCTGCCCGGCGCGTCGCTGTGGCTCCTGACCATCGGCGGCCTGTGGCTGTGCCTGTGGCGGGAGACGTGGCGGCTGTTCGGGCTCGCGCCCGTCGTCGCGGCCTTCGCGCTGGGGCTCTGGTCGCGGCCGCCCGACGTGCTGGTCAGCGAGGACGCACGTCTGGTCGGGGTGCGTTCGGCCGATGGCGGCATGATGCTGTCCTCGCCCCGGATCCAGCGCTTCGCGGGCGAGACATGGGTGCGGCGCGCGGGCGCCGACGGGCCGGGGCTCTGGCCGGTCGGCACCCTCAGCGCGGACGGCCGCCTGCGATGCGATTCTCTGGGCTGTCTCTACAGTCGTGACGGGCGGCGCGTGGCCATCGTCAACCGCACGGAGGCGCTGGCCGACGATTGCGGCGCGGTGGACGCCATCGTGTCGCTGGTGCCGGTCCGACGACGGTGTCCGGGCGCGGTGGCGGTCGTCGACAGGTTCGATCTCTGGCGCCATGGATCGCACGCGCTATGGATCGATCCCGGGGGCGCCTTCAGGATAGAGACGGCGCGCGGCTTGCGCGGTGAGCGACCGTGGGTGCCCCAACCCGAGAAACGTCCCAGGGCTACGACCGAGGGCGCGGCCTCCCCGTTCAAAGGCCGGCGCGAGACAGCGCCGCCGCCGGCTAGAAGCGGCGGTACAGCCCCACCAGCCGTCCCTGCACCTTGA
- the gloA gene encoding lactoylglutathione lyase has protein sequence MLHTMIRVMDLEKSVDFYTRLLGMKLLRARDVPDGKYSLAFVGYGSEKDSSVVELTFNWGQDKPYDQGNAFGHLAIGVPDVYKVCERLAADGARITRAPGPVKFGTTVIAFVEDPDGYKIELIQRG, from the coding sequence ATGCTCCACACGATGATCCGCGTCATGGATCTGGAGAAGTCGGTCGATTTCTACACCCGTCTGCTGGGCATGAAGCTGCTGCGCGCGCGCGACGTGCCGGACGGCAAGTACAGCCTCGCCTTCGTCGGCTACGGATCGGAAAAGGACAGCTCGGTCGTCGAGCTGACCTTCAACTGGGGCCAGGACAAACCCTACGACCAGGGCAACGCCTTCGGCCATCTCGCGATCGGCGTGCCCGACGTCTACAAGGTCTGCGAGCGGCTCGCCGCCGACGGCGCCCGCATCACCCGGGCGCCGGGTCCGGTCAAGTTCGGCACGACGGTGATCGCGTTCGTCGAGGACCCGGACGGCTACAAGATCGAGCTGATCCAGCGCGGTTGA
- the fabZ gene encoding 3-hydroxyacyl-ACP dehydratase FabZ: MRDKPTGEEAGRLDSLDILRIVRMIPHRYPMLLVDRVVDIRHGESCVGIKNVTINEPFFQGHFPAAPVMPGVLIVESMAQTAAVLVVQTLGPEAEGKLVYFMSIDGARFRRPVTPGDRMEVHVRKLQSRQSVWKFEGKAVVDGKVVAEATFAAMIRDN, from the coding sequence ATGAGGGACAAACCGACAGGCGAGGAGGCCGGGCGGCTGGACTCGCTGGACATCCTGCGGATCGTGCGGATGATCCCGCACCGCTATCCGATGCTTCTGGTGGACCGCGTGGTGGATATCCGCCACGGCGAGAGCTGCGTCGGCATCAAGAACGTCACGATCAACGAGCCGTTCTTCCAGGGCCATTTCCCGGCCGCGCCGGTGATGCCCGGCGTGCTGATCGTCGAGTCGATGGCGCAGACCGCCGCCGTCCTCGTGGTCCAGACGCTCGGCCCCGAGGCCGAGGGCAAGCTGGTCTACTTCATGTCGATCGACGGCGCCCGTTTCCGCCGCCCGGTCACGCCGGGCGACCGGATGGAAGTGCACGTCCGCAAGCTCCAGAGCCGGCAGAGCGTGTGGAAATTCGAAGGCAAGGCCGTGGTCGACGGCAAGGTCGTCGCCGAGGCCACTTTCGCGGCGATGATCCGCGACAACTGA
- the lexA gene encoding transcriptional repressor LexA has product MLTRKQYELLVFINKRLSEDGVSPSFDEMKEALKLQSKSGIHRLITGLEERGFLRRLPHRARALQVIRLPEAAAVPHLPDPAFLPAPSRSATTIGMREPAGAAFVPQVIKGDFRHAMPGAMVPANEAGALSLPLYGKIAAGTPIEALRDNTTTIDVPASMLGTGAHYCLEVEGDSMVDAGISDGDIAIIRSGDTAENGSIVVALVDDGEATLKRLRRKGASIALEPANPRYETRIFGPDRVKVQGRLVGLYRRF; this is encoded by the coding sequence GTGCTCACCCGCAAACAGTACGAGCTGCTGGTGTTCATCAACAAGCGTCTGAGCGAGGACGGCGTGTCGCCTTCGTTCGACGAGATGAAGGAAGCCCTGAAGCTCCAGTCCAAATCGGGCATCCATCGCCTGATCACGGGGCTGGAGGAGCGCGGGTTCCTGCGCCGCCTGCCGCATCGCGCGCGGGCGCTTCAAGTGATTCGACTGCCGGAGGCGGCCGCCGTGCCGCACCTGCCTGATCCGGCCTTCCTTCCCGCCCCGAGCCGCTCGGCCACGACCATCGGCATGCGCGAGCCCGCCGGCGCGGCGTTCGTCCCACAGGTGATCAAGGGCGATTTCCGCCACGCCATGCCCGGCGCTATGGTGCCGGCGAACGAGGCCGGCGCGTTGTCGCTGCCGCTCTACGGCAAGATCGCCGCCGGCACGCCGATCGAGGCGCTACGCGACAACACCACGACCATCGACGTGCCCGCCTCGATGCTCGGCACCGGCGCCCACTACTGCTTGGAGGTAGAGGGCGATTCGATGGTCGACGCCGGCATCAGCGACGGCGACATCGCGATCATCCGCAGCGGCGACACGGCCGAGAACGGCAGCATCGTCGTGGCACTTGTCGACGACGGCGAAGCGACGCTGAAGCGCCTGCGTCGTAAGGGCGCGTCGATCGCGCTGGAGCCTGCCAACCCCCGCTACGAGACGCGCATTTTCGGTCCCGACCGGGTCAAGGTGCAGGGACGGCTGGTGGGGCTGTACCGCCGCTTCTAG
- a CDS encoding glutamate--tRNA ligase, translating into MTVVTRFAPSPTGFLHIGGARTALFNWLYARRHGGKYLLRIEDTDRQRSTDEAIKAIQEGLAWLGLDWDGDIVFQFSRAARHAEIAHRLLAEGRAYHCYASPQELDEMRERARAEGRPMRYDGRWRDRDPKDAPAGVKPVVRLKAPQTGATTVVDRVLGAVTIQNEQLDDMVLLRSDGTPVYMLSVVVDDHDMDITHVIRGADHHTNTFRQVQLYNALEWRIPEFAHIPLIHGPDGAKLSKRHGALGVDAYRDMGFLPEALRNYLLRLGWSHGDDEIIPTAKAIEWFDLEHVGQSPARFDFAKLTNLNAQYLRETPVEILLPLVRPALEATIGGPLEVVAEDRVRRGFDGVRQRSRTVPELAAGLAFYARAGAPPIADDKARAQMTTEAKALTGRVADAIAATGDWTEGALEAAVKAYAETAGVKLGAVAQPLRVALTGSTVSPGIFEVLAILGRDESLARLRAAAA; encoded by the coding sequence ATGACTGTCGTCACCCGTTTCGCCCCCTCGCCCACCGGCTTCCTGCACATCGGCGGCGCCCGAACGGCGCTGTTCAACTGGCTCTACGCGCGACGGCACGGCGGCAAATACCTGCTGCGGATCGAGGACACCGACCGCCAGCGCTCGACCGACGAGGCGATCAAGGCGATCCAGGAGGGTCTCGCCTGGCTCGGTCTCGACTGGGACGGCGACATCGTCTTCCAGTTCAGCCGCGCCGCGCGGCACGCCGAGATCGCGCACCGCCTGCTGGCCGAGGGTCGCGCGTACCATTGCTACGCCTCGCCGCAGGAGCTCGACGAGATGCGGGAGCGCGCCCGCGCCGAGGGCCGGCCTATGCGCTACGACGGGCGCTGGCGCGACCGCGACCCCAAGGACGCGCCGGCCGGCGTCAAGCCCGTCGTCCGCCTGAAGGCGCCGCAGACCGGGGCGACGACGGTCGTCGACCGGGTGCTCGGTGCCGTCACGATCCAGAACGAGCAGCTCGACGACATGGTCCTGCTGCGCTCCGACGGCACGCCGGTCTACATGCTCTCGGTGGTGGTCGACGACCACGACATGGACATCACCCACGTCATCCGCGGCGCCGACCACCACACGAACACCTTCCGGCAGGTCCAGCTCTACAACGCGTTGGAATGGCGGATTCCGGAGTTCGCGCACATCCCGCTGATCCACGGGCCGGACGGCGCGAAGCTGTCCAAGCGGCACGGCGCCCTCGGCGTCGACGCCTACCGGGACATGGGCTTCCTGCCGGAGGCGCTGCGCAACTACCTGCTGCGGCTGGGCTGGAGCCATGGCGACGACGAGATCATCCCGACGGCCAAGGCGATCGAGTGGTTCGACCTCGAGCATGTCGGCCAGTCGCCGGCGCGGTTCGACTTCGCCAAGCTGACCAATCTGAATGCGCAGTATCTCCGTGAGACACCGGTCGAGATTCTGCTGCCGCTGGTCCGGCCGGCGCTTGAGGCGACCATCGGAGGACCGCTCGAAGTGGTGGCCGAGGACCGTGTCCGCCGCGGTTTCGACGGGGTGCGCCAGCGCTCACGCACCGTCCCGGAACTGGCCGCCGGCCTCGCCTTCTACGCCCGCGCCGGCGCCCCGCCGATCGCCGACGACAAGGCGCGCGCGCAAATGACGACCGAAGCCAAGGCGCTCACGGGCCGGGTCGCCGACGCCATCGCCGCGACCGGCGACTGGACGGAGGGCGCGCTGGAGGCGGCCGTCAAGGCCTATGCCGAGACCGCCGGCGTCAAGCTGGGCGCCGTCGCCCAGCCGCTGCGCGTCGCGCTGACGGGCTCGACGGTTTCGCCCGGCATCTTCGAGGTGCTCGCGATCCTGGGTCGCGACGAATCGCTGGCGCGGTTGCGCGCGGCGGCGGCATAA
- a CDS encoding molybdopterin molybdotransferase MoeA yields MLSVDEALDRIVSKVAPLPAETVSIADAVGRILAEPVVARLDQPSADLSAMDGYAVRAEDCAKLPVQFRVVGQAPAGGAYAGTLGHGEAVRIFTGGPLPAGADTIVIQENTAADAAGAVTILEGAQKGRHIRRRGLDFSAGGVGIAAGRRLTPRDIALAAAMNVPWLTVHKAPRVAILATGDELVMPGEPVGANQIVSSSGLAVAALVRGWGGEPTLLGIARDRVEEIGARVAAGAGFDVLVTLGGASVGDHDLVQGVLSSQGFALDFWRIAMRPGKPLMVAERPGCLALGLPGNPVSTMVCALLFLRPAIDRLAGGAGGAVAMSPAILGVDVGANDNRQDYVRARLKRRSDGVLVATPAAVQDSSMLSTLAAADGLIVRPAHDPTRAKGAPIDVIDFETLGAPF; encoded by the coding sequence ATGCTCTCGGTCGATGAAGCGCTGGATCGAATTGTCTCCAAGGTCGCGCCGCTGCCGGCCGAGACCGTGTCGATCGCCGACGCCGTCGGGCGCATCCTCGCCGAGCCGGTGGTCGCGCGCCTCGACCAACCCTCCGCCGACCTCTCGGCGATGGACGGCTACGCCGTCCGCGCCGAGGACTGCGCCAAGTTGCCGGTTCAGTTTCGTGTCGTCGGCCAGGCCCCGGCCGGCGGCGCCTACGCCGGCACGCTCGGGCACGGCGAGGCGGTGCGCATCTTCACCGGCGGTCCGCTCCCGGCGGGCGCGGACACTATCGTCATCCAAGAGAACACCGCGGCCGACGCCGCGGGCGCCGTCACGATCCTCGAAGGCGCCCAGAAGGGACGCCACATCCGGCGGCGCGGATTGGATTTCTCCGCCGGCGGGGTCGGCATCGCCGCGGGCAGGCGCCTGACTCCCCGCGACATCGCGCTCGCGGCGGCGATGAACGTGCCGTGGCTGACCGTGCACAAGGCGCCGCGGGTGGCGATCCTCGCCACCGGCGACGAGCTCGTGATGCCCGGCGAGCCAGTCGGCGCCAACCAGATCGTGTCGTCGTCGGGGCTGGCCGTGGCCGCGTTGGTGCGCGGGTGGGGCGGCGAGCCGACGCTGCTGGGCATCGCGCGTGACCGCGTCGAGGAGATCGGCGCACGCGTCGCGGCCGGCGCCGGTTTCGACGTTCTCGTCACGCTGGGTGGCGCGTCGGTCGGCGACCACGACCTCGTGCAGGGCGTCCTCTCCAGCCAGGGCTTCGCGCTGGACTTCTGGCGGATCGCGATGCGGCCGGGCAAGCCGTTGATGGTGGCCGAGCGTCCCGGCTGCCTGGCCCTTGGCCTCCCCGGCAATCCGGTGTCCACGATGGTCTGCGCGCTGTTGTTCCTGAGGCCGGCGATCGACCGGTTGGCGGGGGGCGCGGGCGGCGCCGTCGCCATGAGCCCGGCCATCCTCGGGGTCGACGTCGGCGCCAACGACAACCGTCAGGACTACGTCCGGGCGCGGCTCAAACGCCGTTCCGACGGCGTTCTGGTCGCCACGCCGGCCGCGGTTCAGGACAGCTCGATGCTGTCGACGCTGGCCGCCGCCGACGGGCTGATCGTCCGCCCGGCGCACGATCCCACGCGCGCGAAGGGCGCGCCGATCGACGTTATCGACTTCGAGACGCTTGGCGCCCCGTTCTGA
- the gltA gene encoding citrate (Si)-synthase: protein MNSNKTMTLTDDVTGKNWKFPVMKGTTGPDVVDVRSLYGQTGMFTYDPGFTSTGSCESKITYIDGEAGVLLHRGYNIAELAEKSDFMEVAYLLLNGELPNADQKKAFNSGIMRHTMVHEQITRFYQGFRRDAHPMAVCCGVVGALSAFYHDSLDINDPHQRMIAQYRLIAKMPTIAAMAYKYSIGQPFLYPQNNLSYPGNFLRMLFGVPAEEYEVNPVVEKAMDRILMLHADHEQNASTSTVRLAGSSGANPFACIAAGIASLWGPSHGGANEAVLNMLQHIGGKANIGPFLSRVKDKEDHTRLMGFGHRVYKNFDPRATVMRKTCHEVLAALGIKGDPLLELAMEMEEFALKDDYFISKKLYPNVDFYSGIIFRAIGIPVSMFTVLFAVARTVGWISQWREMVEDPQQKIGRPRQLYTGKTERAYVPIHARG from the coding sequence ATGAACAGCAACAAGACGATGACCCTCACCGACGACGTGACGGGCAAGAACTGGAAGTTCCCGGTCATGAAGGGCACGACCGGTCCCGACGTCGTCGACGTGCGCTCGCTCTACGGCCAGACCGGCATGTTCACCTACGACCCCGGCTTCACGTCGACCGGATCGTGCGAATCCAAGATCACGTACATCGACGGCGAGGCGGGCGTGCTGCTGCACCGCGGCTACAACATCGCCGAGCTGGCCGAGAAGAGCGACTTCATGGAGGTCGCCTACCTGCTGCTGAACGGCGAGCTGCCGAACGCCGACCAGAAGAAGGCGTTCAACAGCGGGATCATGCGCCACACCATGGTGCACGAGCAGATCACGCGCTTCTACCAGGGCTTCCGCCGCGACGCCCATCCGATGGCCGTCTGCTGCGGCGTCGTCGGCGCGCTGTCGGCGTTCTACCACGACTCGCTCGACATCAACGATCCGCACCAGCGCATGATCGCCCAGTACCGGCTGATCGCGAAGATGCCGACGATCGCGGCCATGGCCTACAAGTATTCGATCGGCCAGCCGTTCCTGTATCCCCAGAACAACCTCAGCTACCCCGGCAACTTCCTGCGCATGCTGTTCGGCGTGCCGGCCGAGGAGTACGAGGTCAATCCGGTCGTCGAGAAGGCGATGGACCGCATCCTGATGCTGCACGCCGACCACGAGCAGAACGCCTCGACGTCGACGGTCAGGCTCGCCGGCTCGTCGGGCGCCAACCCGTTCGCCTGCATCGCGGCCGGCATCGCGTCGCTGTGGGGTCCGAGCCACGGCGGCGCCAACGAGGCCGTGCTCAACATGCTCCAGCACATCGGCGGCAAAGCCAACATCGGCCCGTTCCTGTCCCGCGTGAAGGACAAGGAGGACCACACGCGGCTGATGGGCTTCGGCCACCGCGTCTACAAGAACTTCGACCCGCGCGCGACGGTGATGCGCAAGACCTGCCACGAGGTGCTGGCGGCGCTCGGGATCAAGGGCGATCCGCTGCTCGAGCTGGCCATGGAGATGGAGGAGTTCGCGCTCAAGGACGACTACTTCATCTCGAAGAAGCTCTATCCCAACGTCGATTTCTATTCCGGCATCATCTTCCGGGCGATCGGCATCCCGGTGTCGATGTTCACCGTGCTGTTCGCGGTGGCGCGCACGGTCGGCTGGATCTCGCAGTGGCGCGAGATGGTCGAGGATCCCCAGCAGAAGATCGGCCGGCCCCGCCAGCTCTACACGGGCAAGACCGAGCGCGCCTACGTCCCCATCCACGCCCGCGGCTGA